The Anaerobaca lacustris DNA window GATCCCAGTCGGCAGCCACAGGATTGGCGCCGACGCCGATCGTCAGTGCGGTCGGCGGCTCGATGCGATTGCCCCCGATGTCCAAGCCCCGGTTGAGGTTGTGAACGACGTTGGTCAGCGCGATCGAATCCATATCGAAGACCGCCGTGGCGTTGGGATAATCGCCCAGCTTCGGTGGATCGCCCGTGATGATCAGCAGGTTCTTCAGCCCGATCGCGGAAGCCCCGAGGATGTCCGACTGCATCCCGATCAGATTCCGGTCCCGGCAGCAGAAGTGCAGGATCGTCTCCACACCCGCCTCCCGCTGGATCCGAACGGCCGTGACCATCGGCGACAGGCGCGAACTGGCGCGCGGTCCGTCCGGGATATTGATCGCATCGATGCCCGCCGCGGCGCACTGCCGGGCCCTCTCCAGGATTGTCGTCATGTCCACACCGCGTGGCGGGGTCATCTCGACGGCCGTGACCTCCTGCCCCGCAGCGAGCTTAGCGCCGAACTGCGACTTTTCCTGGAGCGGCACCGCCGGCAGCGATACCACCTCCTGCGCCCGATCGGGCCCTACCGTGACCGATCCCGTGGTTCGAGCGACGGCCCTGCCCACCGAGCGGACGGCCCGTGCAATCTCCCGGATGTGGTCCGGTGTCGTGCCACAGCAGCCGCCGATGATTCGCGCGCCCTTCTCGAAGAACCGCTTGGCGTATTCGGCCATGTATTCGGGGGTGCACATGTAGAGCTGCCGGCCCTCGACCGACCGGGGCATCCCGGCGTTGGGCTGGACGGAGACAGGCTTGTCGGTGATGCCCCGGACCAGTTCCAGGCTGCTGAGCATGCTCGACGGGCCCACAGCGCAGTTCAGACCAATTGCCGTGACGGCATCGTGTGCGGCGATCCGGCTCAGCGCCTGATCGACCCGCTCCCCGTAGATCGTCTCGTTCCGTTCGTTGACAGTCATCTGGGCGACAATGGCAACGTCCGCGAGGGTCCCAACGGCGTCCAAGGCCACGAGCAACTCGTCGGAGTTGGAGAAGGTCTCCAGGATCAGGAAATCCACGTCGGCCTCAGTGAGGGCCGCACCCTGCTGGCGGAATATCTGCCGGGCCTGCTCCAACGTCATCGGGCCGAATTCCGTCAATTCACACCCGAGCGGACCGATCGCCCCGGCCACGAGCACCGCCTGCCCGGCGGCGGCCCTGGCCACCTCGACGGCGGCCCGATTGATCTTATCGACGTCGTCGGCCAACCCGTAGGGCGAAAGCTTGACGCGGTTGGCGCCGAAAGTGTTCGTCTCGACGAAATCCGCGCCGGCCTCGACATAGGCCGCGTGGACCCCCTGAACAAGCATCGGATCGGTGAGGTTCAGCTCGTCGAAACAGCGGTTCAGGAAGACCCCGCGCTGGTAGAGCATGGTCCCCATAGCCCCATCACCGATCAGCACCCCATCCGACACGCGGCTGAGAAAAGCAATACGATCCACTCGATCCATACCCCATTGTGTTCGTCG harbors:
- a CDS encoding bifunctional homocysteine S-methyltransferase/methylenetetrahydrofolate reductase, whose translation is MDRIAFLSRVSDGVLIGDGAMGTMLYQRGVFLNRCFDELNLTDPMLVQGVHAAYVEAGADFVETNTFGANRVKLSPYGLADDVDKINRAAVEVARAAAGQAVLVAGAIGPLGCELTEFGPMTLEQARQIFRQQGAALTEADVDFLILETFSNSDELLVALDAVGTLADVAIVAQMTVNERNETIYGERVDQALSRIAAHDAVTAIGLNCAVGPSSMLSSLELVRGITDKPVSVQPNAGMPRSVEGRQLYMCTPEYMAEYAKRFFEKGARIIGGCCGTTPDHIREIARAVRSVGRAVARTTGSVTVGPDRAQEVVSLPAVPLQEKSQFGAKLAAGQEVTAVEMTPPRGVDMTTILERARQCAAAGIDAINIPDGPRASSRLSPMVTAVRIQREAGVETILHFCCRDRNLIGMQSDILGASAIGLKNLLIITGDPPKLGDYPNATAVFDMDSIALTNVVHNLNRGLDIGGNRIEPPTALTIGVGANPVAADWDREVERFRNKVAAGAEYAVTQPVFDADSLFRFLDAIEGFRIPVVAGIWPFTSFKNAEFMANEVPGVVVPKALLDRMSAATGKEQGLALGVQIARELVAKVRGHVAGFAVSAPFGNVRTALAVLE